ttgccgcaactagagaaagccctcgcacagaaacgaagacccaacacagccataaataaataaataaatagataaataaacccaaagttaaaaaaaaaaaaaacacttcacatATAAATCACCTTGGGTAAAATAGAGTAGACTGCACAGTTTTATTTAgcaaaaaattctattttaatacgaaagttaacaaaaaatatttcacatatagAATAAAATAGATATAGGTACTAAAAGTAACAGCCAAAAGATTATTTACTTAGggtggaaagaaaatatttagcaTCACTTACTGCTTACCAGGACTATGATGAGCTGTAAATCCTCCGTTCTGAAATACGTCTCCTGCCACATTCATTCTACCAGGATTAAAAGGTCCTACTGCAGTCTTGGTCTGTGAAGTTAAAGACGGGGTGTATGTTTGCATATTAACACCAAAGTTACTCGACTGCAGTCCGTTAGCGACATCTCCCAAGCTGGTATTCTATAGTGATGTTATATTTGTAATCATTAAGTTCGTATCTCGCCCATCATTCAGAGCTTAATACCTGTTTCTAAGGTTGTAACATTAGTAATATGAATTTCAGAGTCGATTCTGTAGTGATAACACCATTACCCATTCCAGCATTTACCTTACTTCTTGAAAGACTGGAAGTGGAGAAATCCAAATCTTTGGTTCTGTTTTTACTTCCAGGAAGTGCCcattcaataaaactagaagaaattgTCTTTTCCCTTCTATTTGTTTCCATGTCCTCTTCATCATCAATGACAATTGTCTCACTTATACTTCCCTTCTGAGAAGCCAAATCTCTTGAGGAAGGAAGAATTATGGAATAATTTCCTTGTAGCTTTTCATTTCTTGATGCagcaaatataaaatttctttgaTCAGCTATTACTGGAGCAGAACTTGAAGGAGGTTGTATAGATTCAATAAAtacaacatcatcatcatcctccGCTGACGAGTTTCTAGATCTATTAACTAAAGGACTAGCTGGGTCACCAAATGCTACGTCCATGAAACTAGCTGCCATGGCTTTACTCCCTAATAAAACAGGAGTCTGTTCAGTCAAGTCTAATCCTCCCACTGAACATTTATCTATGCCAAAGAACCtataacagagagagaaaagaaaaaaaagttctagtATACTATGATCATTGCATTTTATTGCAATTAAATAGCAcaagtgaaattttaaattactttatgtGATTTTATCTAAGTCATTCCTTGAAAGAGAAAATTGTTCAAAATAATTCCATCAATTACCAATAACTCAGGGTCCAAATACAATCACTATACTAAATATACTTTTATCTACTGAAATGACTATGATACTGTCCAAACTCTATTTCCCTAGGGTCTTCTGTCATTGCTTTTCAAATTCTCTGCTTCCAACATTAAACGTTtctgaatctttatttttttgtccttGTTGAGGAATCACCAGACACTATGCTATAGGTTTTTTATACAAAATTCTGAAAAACCCATGATGTAGatataatttaattcattttacagatcaggaaacgaATCTGGGTAAGGCCAAATAGGACTCAAAACCCAGGGCTCCAAATTCTTAGCCACTTTGTGTTTTATTCAGCAAACACCTCTGTGTACCTACTATGCACTAGAGAATGACAAACGAAAAGGATCCAGCAGAGACATAGTTGGAAGAATCTGGAGAGGTGACCGACCAATGAAGCACAGCTCTGAAAGCAGatgagagaagaggaggaggaggatgcgtGCACAGCTGGTAGTGAAACTGATCATGAACAAAAGTCACCTTTATCTCAAAAGTGAGAGGGGGAAAAGGTAAGTGTATGgctgtcccttggtatccacgaGGGGACTGGTCCCAGGatatccatggatgctcaagtcccacagTTAGCCCTCCGAATCCAAGGTTCcatatctgcagattcaaccaaccctgGATCATGCAGTACTatagtatttactgaaaaaaatctatgtataagTGGATCCGTGCAGTCCAAACCCATGCTGTTCAAGGTTTTGTGCAGTTGTAATTAGAACGTATATAAGTATGTAGAAATAATAGATGGAAAGCTGAGGTAAGTTTACACATGCTGGCTTCAATTTTCTTAGAAGCTCAAGACAGTGAAGGAGGTAGGATCTGTATGGGTGttgaataataaagaaaagtCACTCATACAGCAGTCATCATTCAATTTTAAACATCTCATATTGAAATACGCTAAGTAACATTCTATTCTAAAATTTTCCCAACTAATTTTAAGTGATAGTACTTACAGTCATACAATCAGTAATGTTTATTCTTAATAGGTACTATGCCGTTAAATATAGCAATTCAGTAAATGCTTATAAAGGTGAGGCAGGAActattctttttcccattttatccatcaggaaactaagactcagaagATAAGAAGATTAAGTAATCCGCCTGGCCCGCTCAAGTCTCCACTGCTGGAAAGGGTAGAGTCAGGACTCAAATCCAAGAAATCTGACTCTATAATCTATTTCATAGCCACTACATTATATGCAATTActgtatacaatttttttaaaaattacttgtttTATTAAGATGAGTGAattcattaaaacaaaatcaacatTCAAATAACTCTAgttcaaagataaagaaataacaaATCTAAGGAACCAGTTTAAAAGGGTtacaaaggaaatacaaaaattaGGATCATGGTTAACACTCATCCAGTAAGCTTATTATGTGGTTGATTTTCAGAGAAAAGAGGCAATAATTCAGCCTAAACTGAATTATGAAATATAAGAGCTGTTATATATGAATTCTCTCAGTCCTTTCTGTATTTGAATAAACCTAGAACAGAAAAGAACAATTTTTGGAAAAGAGCTATAGCTGACTCCACAGTACCCTCTGGTGGCTGTTAGGGCCTATCTTAATCTTCccaaagaaaataacagaaagagCATTCTTTATGCTCAGCTCATTGTAGTCATCTATTTCTGATAAAAGATTAAGTATTCACCTATTTTCAAATTCCAGATTGTAAAAAACttaaaacctaaccctaaccactattAAAAGTCATTGTGTATACAATTTAACCATCACTTTCTTAATTCCATAAACATAAGactacaaaaaaattttaaccatttctaTAATATtatctaaaaagagaaaaagttagaGTTTAGCTAAGACGCTGAGCAAATTACCTCACTTCATTGAGTTTTACTTTTCTAAACTATAAACTGCCAATGGGGATAAAAAGGACTCTGAGGTTTTAACTGTGGTAAGTGAACTTGCAAGTCCCTAGTCTCTCTCTGCCTGTACATATTACAGAGTGCAAAAAATGTTAAATTCCTCTCCATTGAGAGGGTATTCAGGCAAATACTTTGCCTACACCTTAGGATTTCAACAAGTGTCTAGTTAATCTTAAATATTTACCTAGTCTTCCTGTGGTATCTGATTCATCTACAACTATTTAATGtttaattgattttcattttgatgcaatgaaaattaatataaaatcaaaggaaaatcCACACAGAGAAGTGCAGAATCTAATGggcgttccctggtggcctagtggttaggattccaggctttcattgctgtggcccagggttcaatccctggtcgggaaactgagatcccacaagcctcgcagcgcagccaaaaaaaaaaaaaaattgtcctaaGAACAGAAAGTTAGGCTGAAACCCGAGCAAGACTCTTAAACGCAAACTATCTCTAGGTTGTGGGTAACAACCCTGCAAAGTTAAGAAGGTATTTAATTAGGGGTAAAGACAAGAGTTAACACTAAAACAAAGACACAAATAAGGGTAGTTTGTCCTATTGTGTTTACTTTTAGTAACAACTCATAGCAGTTTTTATTTCCTAAAGGTTGCtacaattatcttttttttcaaaaattatggtaaaatatatacaacataaaatgccattttaatcatttttaagtgtgcagttcagtgttAGTTTTTTAAATATGGTTTTTTAAAGCTGCAAAAATTTCTGCTGAATTCTTAAGTTATAACTGAGTATCATGAATTTTCCTGAGATcaccttctattaaaaaaaaaaccaattgaaTAATTTAGTAGCCATTCAATATTCAATTATGTTTGTGTACAATTAAGTAAAACTTACATATTAAAACGAATCAGTTAAAAAAACAGCTGCTAAAATAGAAATGGTGTGATACTAATATGACAAGATTAGTACGTGATGAGAATGGTAAACTAACCTGCTCATGAGTCTTCAAATGTTAAAATCACCAAGAAagtattttcaattatttaattattgcttcaaatgttcattttttgGCCACCTATAAGCACACCTATATTTTTGCGACTCTATAAAAGATAAAGGATGTATGCTATAAAAACTTGTTGAACACTAATGAGTTCTAGGACACGTTCTACGGCACCTCTGGACTTACACTGTCACAGAACAGATCtttcttaatattaaaatatttatatatttacataaaaataacatCAATTCCAAAGCCAGCTTCATGATAGTGAGATATACTACAAGCATTCccatttaaaatcagaaacaaaataaaggtGTATGATGATTCTGGAGGTTTTACTCACAAATGTAAcgaaacaggaaaaaagaaaaatcaaatgaacAGTTATGACAAACAGCAAGAGAATTACTTAAGTGTCTAAGTACAAAACTACTATCTAGAAATCAATAGCCTGGTAGGGATTAAGACTGTAGACTGATCACACACAACTAACTTCAATCCCTTCTAAAACCCCCATAACAACAGTAAAGTTCCTACTgacaaggaaaggaaaaacaaagagaagaaacaaaaggaacaaaatttgaTAAGCTAAAGAGCAGGTGGATAAGCTGTTAACCAACTCTGCCTGAGACAGCCAACCTCTAAAATCCTGATGGAAAAGGCTGAGAAACATCCTGACTTAACGCTGCAGAATCTTCACGAGGCTCAAAGCCTATAAGGGAAGCAGGTGGCTAAAACAGGAGGATGTGAAATCCCaaatcccttccctccctccctccactttgGTGATGACATGTCTTTCCCCACCCTGGCCCAAGCTCTAGACTTTTATTCTTTGGAGAGGAGAGAACATAAGGTCTTTGTCTCAGGTTCACCAGGCACTGGTGAATGCTTCAATAGCATGCATATGAAATGCCCCCTCTCTCCCTTGATTTCCAGAGAGCTGGCATCCAGACTTCTATCTTCCAAGCAGCAGACTATTCCCTGGAAAACCTCTTTCTCCGAAACACTCCTTTCTGTGGAATTAGGAACCCGAAAAAAGGAAAGACCTAAAAATAACGACTTTAGAGATTCTCCATCAATTGGCCAAAAAAGAACCATCCTACAGTGAAGCGCCAAGCTGAAAGTTCCATTCACTCTTCCAATCTATTCTCCATTTCCCAATTCTTAATCATGAGTAGACCTGTCAAGAATTATGAACTATCTGGAAAAAGCTTCTCATAAGAAAAATAgttgttaaaagagaaaaaaaaaaacaaaaaacaaaggaaagagaaaaatgcaggaaaaagaaaacagagaatgaAAACCCACAAACTACCAGTAGTCTAGACAGATACATGACAAGCAAAAGACCATATAAAACTAATATCTCTAGTATAAAAAAGAGCTTTTGGAAATGAAAAGCTTAGCAGAAATGGAAAGCTTAGTAAAAGGGTTGAAAGATAAAGCGGAAGAAAtatcaggaaacaaaacaaagataagaattgcAGCCACCAttaacaatgtgtgtgtgtgtgtgtgtgtgtgtgtgtgtgtgtgtcccacaTAACTTATGGGCTAGGCGATTTACAATTTTCATAGCAATCGGGAAGACAGACACAATTTACTCACTTATAAAATGtgcataataaaaatgtatttaattgaaTAAGACGTGCATTTACTGACTCTTATTTAGTTTGCACTTGCCAAAGTAATAAGAGAGCAGAGATGTAAACCCCAATTTGGCTGGCACTAAACCTAGTCCTTTGCACACTGCGTTCAACTACGCTAGGAACACGCTGCTGAGAAAAATGGCTTTTCTAAGTGGTAACACCTGAGTCAGTGACTTGATCTCCTGCCAGTCTTTTAGTCCCCACTAGTTCCCTTTCCCTATGAAGGTCCCTCATAGCTCTAGCATCCTACCCACATCCCTTCATCTCACAAAACTATCAAGTAACGTGAAATATCACCACTTCAGATATCCTATGAACATGACCCAGTTGAAACAATATCCATTCCTAAAAGCTGTCTAACTAATGAAGTGTGCTGTGACGCGTAACAGCCTACGTGCAAAGCCAAGTTTGTCAAGGATTTACAAGGGCAGAGGGAAGGCAGGAACACTACTACGAGAGATGCACTAATCACAGGTTTCTTTTTGATGACCAGTGGAAAACTGATCCGAAAGGACAAAACAGTCAGGACCTAAGACTATACAGAATCCCAGATAATACATGGAGAataagatttagaaaaaaaaaaaaaaatcatcattttcaGACTCTTAATAAAATTATTGATTCAGGCAAGGATTGGTGTTAAAGCCATTAACTGAACAGCTAACAGAGCACTAGACATTTTATTGTACCAAAGTGAACAGCACATAGGTTACTTCTcagtaacaaggaaacaacaCATTAACTTCATAATGGAGGCTGTCACTACCAATTCCGTGGTCAGTCTCAGAATCACGGCTAGGGTGAGAACTAGattatctcctcttttttttttttttttgaaagactaTCTCCTGACGTGACCCTGGCTAGAGGGCTGTCAGGGTGCGTAAACACAAATCTTCCTCAAAGAGACGACAAACGCACACAGAAGTATCGCCTCCATCGACCTGACAACAGCacattcagtaatttttcttaatCCAgcgatgaagaaaaaaattatttctatccataagccaaaaaaaaaaaaaaaaagctaaccagAAAGACTGAAAACGGAGCTACGTTTAACTCTTGTTTTAGAACCCTGGAGAATACAAGCGGTGTAAAATGTCAGCGCCCGCTCCCAGCGCGTTCCCAGGGATCACCCTGGCCTGGCTCTGGCGACAGGGCCCGCCCCAGAAACCCGCTCTTCGCCTGCAAGGTAAGAGAAAGGCAAGCGCCACGGAGGCGTACCCTGGCGCGGCGCTCACGGTACTCGACAGAAACGCGGGGACAACTACTCACAGTGGCGACGCGGTCCTCCTCAGCTTCGGACACACGTCCACCAGACTGGCCTGAAGGCGATTCCTGGTCCTAGAATGAAGAACGACAAATGATTTAGTCCTAGCCGAGCTGGACGTAGCACCGGCTCGTAACCACCAGCGAGACGGAGCAAAGGGACAAGAGGTCAAGGCGTCTCCGcgctctccccccctcccccaccgcaaTGCCGCCGAGACGCCAGGTACAAACAGCAAGGCCCCGCCACGACCACACGAGACTACACGGTCCCTACGAACAACAGGAGGGAGGCGGAGGGCGAGCGCAGCCTGGACGCCAGCGGGGAATCCTATCCCCCGATTCTGCCCACCCTCCGCCGTCCCCGTCGCGCCGGGACCCACTCGCGGGCAGCTCGCGTCGCCGCGGGGCGGAAACCCCCGCACTGGCCCGAAGCCCGAGACCTGCCCGCTCCGCGTCCGCCATTAGAAACTCGCCCAGATAAACTGTGACGAGAAGACGCGGCGCGCCGCGGCCCCGGCGGCAGAGGAGGGGACCGGCGCGGGCGGCCCGCGCCCTCACCGCCAAACTTGGGGACCTCGCGCCGTCGCCGCCGCCGGGACGGTGCGAGCGCGGCCCCGAGCGCCCACGGAGGCGCCCCTCTCCCCTGCCGCCGGCCCCCGCCGCGGGCGGCCCCTAGCgacccccgccgccgccgccgccggcggcCGCCTCACCCGGCCCTCGCGGCCGCGCCCGCACTCCCGCAGCCCGCGGGCCGCCCGCCAAGGCGCCTGGGACATCAGCGGAGCCGCCGGCAGCCCGAGGCCCCGACGCGGTAGCGGCGACGGCGGCCGCGCCGCGGGGCGCTTGTCCCGGGTCGGTGGGAGGCTCCGGGGGCCGCCCTCACCCATCTCCGCCTCCCGGAGCCTCCGCCTCCGGAGGCTGCGCCGCTCCCGGCCACCCCCACTGTCGGCAGTCCTGGGCTGGAGACTCGGCGGGGACAAGCCTCACCCGGTTCTGGCTGCGGCTCCGCGGAACGaacctccccgcccccagccctcccGCCCTTGGGCAACAACCGCAACTCCGCTCCGTCCAGTCCCGGCTTCAGCGCGGGTGAGGAGGCGGACGCTGCGGCCCCGGCGTCGCGGCGCGGCCCGGCAAGCCCCGCCCCCCACGCCCTCACTGGGGGCAGGAGAGGGCGGGCCGGGCGGCTCGCGCCCGCCCATTGGCTGCGCCCACCTGCCTCCAGGACCCCCCCTCGAGGGGGTGGTCCGACGCCCTGTCCATCAGGCGCAGGCCACACCCCCGCACCTCTATtccacccccacctcctccttccccgGCCCCACCCCGGCCCGACCCGTGAGAGTCAGGTCGCAGACTCGCGTGCCCGCCGCACCCCCCTCGGCTTGGCCACGGGCGGCCCGAGGGCCTGAGCCGGGCCGCCTGCCCCCACAGCGGCTGCGAGCGACGCCGCCCGAGGATCGCCGCGGCCTTGATGTCCCCCACGCCCTCCCTGTCCAGTGTCTGGGAGCCCCGTGAGGGCCGAGCGGGCAGGGGCTGCGGCGACTGGGGCGGGAGCCGGGGGCCGAGAGGCCGGCGGCGGGGGGACCCGCGCGCTCCGAAAACTGGAAGCGCTCTCCCTCGCCTCAGCCCCGTGGGGAGGCGTCCCTCGCTCCCGTCATGGCTGCGGGAGGAGACGACGTCCTCCATCTTGTCGGGGCCGCGGGGGGAACTGGGGGCAACTCCGACTCGTCCCGGGAAGCCCGGGCTGAGCCCCGCCGCCCGGCCGCGGGGACGGCGCCCTCTGCCGGCTCTGCACCTGGCCCCGGCCGGCGCGACGGGGCCCAGCCCGGATGCCGCTCCCGGCTCGCGTAGGAGGCGAGCGGGGAGGCCGCCCTGGCGGCCGTTGGTGGGACTGCAGCCGACGCTGTTGGTTTTAATAGAAGTTGGTGAAATACCGTATGACCATGATATCTGGAAATACGGCTAAcgtgattttccttcttttttaaaaacagattgagCCCCCTTTGATTATTTCTTCTGGAGAATAGTAAAGGCACAGGTTTACTGAGTGACAGACACAGATCAACGAAGGCAAAAGCACTGTTAATGGATTGATGAGAGTCCCGTGTAATCTAAGTCCTGTGGTACTTACTGTACCACAAGACCATCTTGActcagaaaatgcagaaacaccCTTCATGATAAAACCACTCAACTaactaggaagagaaggaaactaCCACCACAGAATAAAAGTCATGTATGAAAAACCTCAGCTAACATTCTCgatggtaaaagactgaaagcttttcctctaggaACGGGAACAAGGCAAGCATGCCACTTTCACCACTACTAttaaacatagtactggaagttctaaccagagcaattaggtaagaaaaagaaaggaaagatatccaaattgaaaaggaagaagtaaaatgatctctCTTTGCAGATCATATAATCTTACATAcacaaaaccctaaagactccacaaaaaagCTTTTAGAACTAACAAATGGGGACTTGCCTGTTGGTCCATTGGTAAAGGATCCACCTTACAAAGCACGGatcgtgggttccatccctggtcagggaactaagatcccacatgccgaggggcaactaagcctgcatgacacaactactgagctggcgcgcctcaactagagagcctgtgtgccacaaactacagagcccatgtgccttggagcctgcaggccacaactagagagaagcctgtgccccgcaatgaagagcctgcatgcggcaacaaaagatcccgcatgcctcaacgaagatcccatgtgccgcaactaagacccaatgcagccaaaaataaataaataattttaaaaaactaataaatgaattcagcagagTAACAGAATACGAACTCAAAAcccaaaaatcagttgcatttctgtacactaacagtGAACAACCTGAAAaggatattaagaaaacaattccagggagttccctggtggtccagtggttaggacttgacgCTTTCACTGCAGTCGCCCGGGTTCAATcctgggtcagggaactaagattccgcaagcggcacggtgcagccaaaacaaaaacaacaaaaaaataattccgtttacagtagcatcaaaaagaataaaatacctaactAACATAACCAAGTAGATGAAAGACTTacgcaatgaaaactacaaaacattgctgaagtaaatttaaaaagacataaataagtAGACATCCTATGGTcacggattggaagacttaatattgttaagatgtcagtattacccaaagcaatctgtagATTTAacgcaatccttatcaaaatctcagtgacatttttacagaaatagaaaaatccattctGAAATTCATATGGAGTCTCAAGGGACTCCAAAGTGTCAAGAcaatcttggaaaagaagaaagctggatgactgacacttcctgacttcaaaacttactataaaagtTCAGtaatcagacttccctggtggcacagtggttaagaacccacctgccaatgcaggggacacgggttcgagccctggtccgggaagatcccacatgctgcggagcaactaagcccgtgctccacaactactgagcctgtgctctagagcccaagagccacaactactgaggcctgcttgcctagggcccgtgctccgcagcaagagaaaccaccgcaatgagaagcccgtgcaccgcaatgaagagtaacccccactctccgcaactagagaaagcccacacgcagcaatgaaagatcttgcatgcctcaacgaagatcccacgtgctgcagctaagacccaacacagccaaaaataaataaaataaaaaattttttagaaatgacacaaatgaacctatctatgaaacagaaatagaatcacagacatagagaacagactggtggttgccaagggggagggggttgagggAGGGATAGAGTGGGAGGTTGGTGTtaacagatgtaagcttttatatatagaatggataaacaacaaggtcctactgtatagcacagagaagtatattcaatatcctgtgataaaccataatggaaaagaatatttaaaaaaaaaatatatatatatatatatgtataactgaatcaccttgctgtacagagtaattaacaaaacattgtaaatcaacatacttcaattaaaaaaacaaaaaacagtgtgACTCTGGCACAAAGTCAGACATATAGAACAATGCaacagaatccagaaataaactcaggcATACATTgtcaatgatttttgacaagggtgccaagaccattcaatgacaAAAGAAGAGTGTTTAcaataaacggtgctgggaaaaccagatattcacatgcagaaaaatgaagcTAGACCCTTACCCAACAACACATagaaaattagctcaaaatggatcaaagacctaaatgtaggagctaaaactcttagaaaaaaacattGTGTAAAagcttcacaatattgatttggcaatcattttttggatatgacaccaaagacaCAGGTAACAAAAGATAAAgcaaattggacttcatgaaaattaaatttgGGGGGCATCACaagacactatcaacagagtaaaaaggcaacccacagaaagagagaaaatatttgcaaatcatgtatctgtgagggattaatatccagaatatatagagaactcctgaaactcagtagcaaaaaacaacccaattataaatgggcaaaggacataaatagacgtttctccaaagaagatatacaagttgCCAATAGCACATGATaggctgctcaatatcactaatcactagagcactgtaaatcaaaactacaaggaagaATGTCAGCGTTCAATTTCTGATTCCACATCTAAGGCACTTGGAAGTTGCCACTTTgtcctaaaaacaaatgaaaagctaAATAGACTGAAAAATCGACAACTCTTCCAGGATCCATAAGTGAGTTGAGGACACAAGGCAAACCACATCCCTCAGGAGTGGAGGAACAGACCGTCCAACACAGGGAGTCCTGGTTGGCCAGAGCAAGACCGGGAGTGGAACTGCCCATGCGAACTAGTGCTATGGTCGGAAAACCTGAAGAGtggctggaggctcagtgtggataatttttttttaatatttatttattttaatttttggctgcatggactctctagttgtggtgcgcgggcttagttgcccggcggcatgtgggatcttagtttcccgaaagaacctgtgtcccctgtgttggaaggcggcttcttaaccactggaccaccagggaagtccctcagtgcgGATAATTTTGAGAGTTAAAAAGCTGAAGAGGACCCAGTCGGGGAGCGGGGGCGGGTACAGTTCTGTGAGTTTTACATCCAGGAGCTTGACCAGGTTCTTACAGTAAATATCAGGAAAAATCCCTTCTTGCTTCCTGCAGTGGGCAGGAAAAGGGAACCGTTTTGAAGCCAGAGCACACCGTTCTTTTTAACAacctgccctcaggagaaactatgtaaccagagcctaacctgacctgggggaagggaaacacCCAGCTTCAGCCCCCTCTGGCCTCTCACCTGAGAGAAGGCAAATACCCAACTCACCCCCACCCTGGCCATCCTCTCCCGGGAAAtggtgaagaaataaaacaacagagaaaCGCTTGTGAAGTTCACAGGCTCCCTAAGACCAAGACCCAGTCATAGGGCTTTGGATGgcttcccctctctccccacctcatTACAAGGGGCCTAATCCCAGCAGTTCCTTTCACCCAGCATATTATGTCTGACAATCAAGACACATAAGGCACACCGAAAGGCAAAAGACaggggtagggacttccctggtggtccagtggttaagactccgtgctcccagacgtagagaacggacttgaggacaaggggagtgggaagggtaagctaggacgaagcaagagagtggcatggacttatatatactaccaaatgtaaaatagatagctagtgggaagaagccgcaaagcacagggagatcagctcggtgctttgtgaccacctagaggggtgggatagggagggtgggagggagatgcaagagggaggagatatgaggatatatgtgtgtgtatagctgattcactttgttataaagcagaaactaacacaccattgtaaagcaattatactccaataaagatgttaaaaaaaaaaaaaaaagactccgtgctcccagtgggggccggggttcaatccttggtcaggggactagatcccacatgccacaattaaga
This portion of the Eschrichtius robustus isolate mEscRob2 chromosome 18, mEscRob2.pri, whole genome shotgun sequence genome encodes:
- the ZMYM5 gene encoding zinc finger MYM-type protein 5 isoform X3, with translation MPFAAAWMDLEIVTQSEFPSRLNWRSEGTGACVVWSMHVHLRRSEGKMEESGEWVWGDKYTTRNRLQASLVDVCPKLRRTASPLFFGIDKCSVGGLDLTEQTPVLLGSKAMAASFMDVAFGDPASPLVNRSRNSSAEDDDDVVFIESIQPPSSSAPVIADQRNFIFAASRNEKLQGNYSIILPSSRDLASQKGSISETIVIDDEEDMETNRREKTISSSFIEWALPGSKNRTKDLDFSTSSLSRSKTKTAVGPFNPGRMNVAGDVFQNGGFTAHHSPALTVFHLLE